The following proteins are encoded in a genomic region of Ostrea edulis chromosome 7, xbOstEdul1.1, whole genome shotgun sequence:
- the LOC125655420 gene encoding interferon-induced protein 44-like isoform X1, giving the protein MAGLLTRKDREQLYRWIGKECHFILLYKLRSNGGNSEMFHGLCDGKGPTVTVFYNTDNNVYGGYLSESWKRNKTWSTDPTSFLFQLYSNGKWRAKKFPYIRDKGNTFWGGVDHGPWFSDLHSFVKTTDRISNYYSLDTGDLFCGSRYDMAGEDAQTIANGHNNVTDLEVYMVNAERLDTTWREPLEWNMQFFQELKSTIAEYEPFEEVKITQTNILLIGQVGSGKSSFVNTINAVFKGEISSRVCTGGRSNIMNSLTEHFTKYQVRDRATKRNLKFRICDSQGICDSQGTYRNTISWIKDQDLISMLDGRQPNHYHLKIYQVASGTEQGFVKEPTLQDRMHVVVFVIDGSNINTVSEQLIRKLKEVKDVVANKGIPHLAFLTKIGKICGLVEKDVSNVFMSESIERAVDRVAGIMAIPRNHVFPVKNYEKETKLHLNMNILNLEALRRALLLADDYLENQSHEEQESAQKLNAKD; this is encoded by the exons ATGGCTGGTCTACTGACACGGAAAGATAGAGAACAGTTGTATCGATGGATAGGCAAGGAGTGCCACTTCATCCTTCTGTATAAACTTAGAAGCAATGGAGGGAACAGTGAAATGTTCCACGGGTTGTGTGACGGTAAGGGTCCCACGGTGACCGTCTTCTACAACACAGACAACAACGTGTACGGGGGATATCTATCAGAGAGCTGGAAGCGAAATAAAACCTGGTCAACCGACCCGACGTCATTTCTCTTTCAATTGTACAGCAATGGAAAGTGGCGAGCGAAAAAGTTCCCTTACATTCGAGACAAAGGGAATACTTTTTGGGGAGGTGTGGATCATGGACCTTGGTTTTCTGACTTGCATTCTTTTGTCAAAACTACTGATAGAATTTCGAACTACTATTCTCTGGATACAGGAGATCTATTCTGCGGAAGTCGATATGATATGGCAGGAGAGGATGCGCAGACTATCGCAAACGGACACAACAATGTCACTGACCTGGAGGTGTATATGGTCAACG CAGAACGTCTTGACACCACTTGGAGGGAACCACTTGAATGGAACATGCAG TTTTTCCAAGAGCTAAAGTCGACAATAGCTGAATACGAACCTtttgaagaagttaaaattaCGCAAACCAATATTCTCCTGATTGGACAAGTAGGGTCTGGAAAGTCAAGTTTTGTCAACACCATCAATGCTGTTTTCAAAGGAGAAATTTCGTCACGGGTCTGCACAGGGGGTAGATCCAATATAATGAACAGCTTAACAGAGCAT TTTACGAAATATCAAGTTCGAGATCGTGCAACAAAAAGAAATCTGAAATTCAGAATATGTGACTCCCAAGGAATATGTGACTCCCAAGGAACATATCGCAATACAATATCCTGGATAAAAGACCAAGACTTGATATCCATGCTGGACGGAAGGCAACCAAACCATTATCAT CTCAAGATATATCAGGTGGCGTCTGGAACAGAGCAGGGATTTGTAAAAGAACCGACACTGCAAGATAGGATGCACGTGGTCGTTTTTGTCATTGACGGAAGTAACATAAATACTGTATCAGAACAATTGATTCGAAAACTAAAGGAGGTCAAGGACGTTGTGGCCAACAAAG GTATACCACACTTAGCTTTCCTGACCAAAATAGGCAAGATTTGCGGACTTGTAGAGAAAGACGTTAGCAACGTGTTTATGAGCGAAAGCATAGAGAGAGCAGTGGACAGGGTTGCTGGCATCATGGCTATTCCAAGAAACCACGTGTTTCCCGTAAAAAACTATGAAAAAGAAACTAAACttcatttgaatatgaatatcCTGAACCTGGAGGCGTTGCGTAGGGCGCTTTTACTGGCTGACGACTATTTAGAAAACCAGAGCCATGAGGAACAAGAGAGTGCACAGAAGCTGAACGCTAAAGACTGA
- the LOC125655420 gene encoding interferon-induced protein 44-like isoform X3: MAGLLTRKDREQLYRWIGKECHFILLYKLRSNGGNSEMFHGLCDGKGPTVTVFYNTDNNVYGGYLSESWKRNKTWSTDPTSFLFQLYSNGKWRAKKFPYIRDKGNTFWGGVDHGPWFSDLHSFVKTTDRISNYYSLDTGDLFCGSRYDMAGEDAQTIANGHNNVTDLEVYMVNAERLDTTWREPLEWNMQFFQELKSTIAEYEPFEEVKITQTNILLIGQVGSGKSSFVNTINAVFKGEISSRVCTGGRSNIMNSLTEHFTKYQVRDRATKRNLKFRICDSQGICDSQGTYRNTISWIKDQDLISMLDGRQPNHYHIYQVASGTEQGFVKEPTLQDRMHVVVFVIDGSNINTVSEQLIRKLKEVKDVVANKGIPHLAFLTKIGKICGLVEKDVSNVFMSESIERAVDRVAGIMAIPRNHVFPVKNYEKETKLHLNMNILNLEALRRALLLADDYLENQSHEEQESAQKLNAKD, from the exons ATGGCTGGTCTACTGACACGGAAAGATAGAGAACAGTTGTATCGATGGATAGGCAAGGAGTGCCACTTCATCCTTCTGTATAAACTTAGAAGCAATGGAGGGAACAGTGAAATGTTCCACGGGTTGTGTGACGGTAAGGGTCCCACGGTGACCGTCTTCTACAACACAGACAACAACGTGTACGGGGGATATCTATCAGAGAGCTGGAAGCGAAATAAAACCTGGTCAACCGACCCGACGTCATTTCTCTTTCAATTGTACAGCAATGGAAAGTGGCGAGCGAAAAAGTTCCCTTACATTCGAGACAAAGGGAATACTTTTTGGGGAGGTGTGGATCATGGACCTTGGTTTTCTGACTTGCATTCTTTTGTCAAAACTACTGATAGAATTTCGAACTACTATTCTCTGGATACAGGAGATCTATTCTGCGGAAGTCGATATGATATGGCAGGAGAGGATGCGCAGACTATCGCAAACGGACACAACAATGTCACTGACCTGGAGGTGTATATGGTCAACG CAGAACGTCTTGACACCACTTGGAGGGAACCACTTGAATGGAACATGCAG TTTTTCCAAGAGCTAAAGTCGACAATAGCTGAATACGAACCTtttgaagaagttaaaattaCGCAAACCAATATTCTCCTGATTGGACAAGTAGGGTCTGGAAAGTCAAGTTTTGTCAACACCATCAATGCTGTTTTCAAAGGAGAAATTTCGTCACGGGTCTGCACAGGGGGTAGATCCAATATAATGAACAGCTTAACAGAGCAT TTTACGAAATATCAAGTTCGAGATCGTGCAACAAAAAGAAATCTGAAATTCAGAATATGTGACTCCCAAGGAATATGTGACTCCCAAGGAACATATCGCAATACAATATCCTGGATAAAAGACCAAGACTTGATATCCATGCTGGACGGAAGGCAACCAAACCATTATCAT ATATATCAGGTGGCGTCTGGAACAGAGCAGGGATTTGTAAAAGAACCGACACTGCAAGATAGGATGCACGTGGTCGTTTTTGTCATTGACGGAAGTAACATAAATACTGTATCAGAACAATTGATTCGAAAACTAAAGGAGGTCAAGGACGTTGTGGCCAACAAAG GTATACCACACTTAGCTTTCCTGACCAAAATAGGCAAGATTTGCGGACTTGTAGAGAAAGACGTTAGCAACGTGTTTATGAGCGAAAGCATAGAGAGAGCAGTGGACAGGGTTGCTGGCATCATGGCTATTCCAAGAAACCACGTGTTTCCCGTAAAAAACTATGAAAAAGAAACTAAACttcatttgaatatgaatatcCTGAACCTGGAGGCGTTGCGTAGGGCGCTTTTACTGGCTGACGACTATTTAGAAAACCAGAGCCATGAGGAACAAGAGAGTGCACAGAAGCTGAACGCTAAAGACTGA
- the LOC125655420 gene encoding interferon-induced protein 44-like isoform X2, whose translation MAGLLTRKDREQLYRWIGKECHFILLYKLRSNGGNSEMFHGLCDGKGPTVTVFYNTDNNVYGGYLSESWKRNKTWSTDPTSFLFQLYSNGKWRAKKFPYIRDKGNTFWGGVDHGPWFSDLHSFVKTTDRISNYYSLDTGDLFCGSRYDMAGEDAQTIANGHNNVTDLEVYMVNERLDTTWREPLEWNMQFFQELKSTIAEYEPFEEVKITQTNILLIGQVGSGKSSFVNTINAVFKGEISSRVCTGGRSNIMNSLTEHFTKYQVRDRATKRNLKFRICDSQGICDSQGTYRNTISWIKDQDLISMLDGRQPNHYHLKIYQVASGTEQGFVKEPTLQDRMHVVVFVIDGSNINTVSEQLIRKLKEVKDVVANKGIPHLAFLTKIGKICGLVEKDVSNVFMSESIERAVDRVAGIMAIPRNHVFPVKNYEKETKLHLNMNILNLEALRRALLLADDYLENQSHEEQESAQKLNAKD comes from the exons ATGGCTGGTCTACTGACACGGAAAGATAGAGAACAGTTGTATCGATGGATAGGCAAGGAGTGCCACTTCATCCTTCTGTATAAACTTAGAAGCAATGGAGGGAACAGTGAAATGTTCCACGGGTTGTGTGACGGTAAGGGTCCCACGGTGACCGTCTTCTACAACACAGACAACAACGTGTACGGGGGATATCTATCAGAGAGCTGGAAGCGAAATAAAACCTGGTCAACCGACCCGACGTCATTTCTCTTTCAATTGTACAGCAATGGAAAGTGGCGAGCGAAAAAGTTCCCTTACATTCGAGACAAAGGGAATACTTTTTGGGGAGGTGTGGATCATGGACCTTGGTTTTCTGACTTGCATTCTTTTGTCAAAACTACTGATAGAATTTCGAACTACTATTCTCTGGATACAGGAGATCTATTCTGCGGAAGTCGATATGATATGGCAGGAGAGGATGCGCAGACTATCGCAAACGGACACAACAATGTCACTGACCTGGAGGTGTATATGGTCAACG AACGTCTTGACACCACTTGGAGGGAACCACTTGAATGGAACATGCAG TTTTTCCAAGAGCTAAAGTCGACAATAGCTGAATACGAACCTtttgaagaagttaaaattaCGCAAACCAATATTCTCCTGATTGGACAAGTAGGGTCTGGAAAGTCAAGTTTTGTCAACACCATCAATGCTGTTTTCAAAGGAGAAATTTCGTCACGGGTCTGCACAGGGGGTAGATCCAATATAATGAACAGCTTAACAGAGCAT TTTACGAAATATCAAGTTCGAGATCGTGCAACAAAAAGAAATCTGAAATTCAGAATATGTGACTCCCAAGGAATATGTGACTCCCAAGGAACATATCGCAATACAATATCCTGGATAAAAGACCAAGACTTGATATCCATGCTGGACGGAAGGCAACCAAACCATTATCAT CTCAAGATATATCAGGTGGCGTCTGGAACAGAGCAGGGATTTGTAAAAGAACCGACACTGCAAGATAGGATGCACGTGGTCGTTTTTGTCATTGACGGAAGTAACATAAATACTGTATCAGAACAATTGATTCGAAAACTAAAGGAGGTCAAGGACGTTGTGGCCAACAAAG GTATACCACACTTAGCTTTCCTGACCAAAATAGGCAAGATTTGCGGACTTGTAGAGAAAGACGTTAGCAACGTGTTTATGAGCGAAAGCATAGAGAGAGCAGTGGACAGGGTTGCTGGCATCATGGCTATTCCAAGAAACCACGTGTTTCCCGTAAAAAACTATGAAAAAGAAACTAAACttcatttgaatatgaatatcCTGAACCTGGAGGCGTTGCGTAGGGCGCTTTTACTGGCTGACGACTATTTAGAAAACCAGAGCCATGAGGAACAAGAGAGTGCACAGAAGCTGAACGCTAAAGACTGA